From the Hevea brasiliensis isolate MT/VB/25A 57/8 chromosome 15, ASM3005281v1, whole genome shotgun sequence genome, one window contains:
- the LOC110633628 gene encoding pirin-like protein produces the protein MPQRENSGVLEEPRQVVRKFLARPQHEGVGAIVRRSIGRFELKYFDPFLVLDEFSVTAPAGFPDHPHRGFETVTYMLQGAVTHEDFEGHKGTIGPGDLQWMTAGRGIVHSEMPAAQGTQKGLQLWINLSSKHKMIEPRYQEISSKDIAEASKDGIKVRVIAGEALGTKSPVYTRTPTMYLDFSLKPGAHLQQPIPLAWNAFVYVLEGEGIFGNSKSLPVSAHHLLLLGNGDGLEAWNRSSKTLRFILVGGEPIGEPLAQWGPFVMNTQEEIDQTIGDFENFVNGFEKARHWRSEAAVSHGF, from the exons atgcCTCAAAGAGAGAATTCTGGTGTTCTTGAAGAACCACGCCAGGTGGTTAGGAAGTTCTTGGCTAGGCCTCAACATGAAGGAGTTGGAGCCATTGTTAGAAGGAGCATAGGAAG GTTTGAATTGAAGTACTTTGATCCTTTCCTTGTTTTGGATGAGTTCTCTG TTACTGCCCCAGCTGGTTTCCCTGATCATCCACATAGAG GATTCGAGACAGTTACCTACATGTTGCAG GGAGCTGTCACGCATGAAGATTTTGAAGGTCACAAGGGGACCATAGGTCCTGGTGACTTGCAATGGATGACTGCAGGAAGAGGGATTGTTCACTCTGAGATGCCTGCAGCTCAAGGAACCCAGAAGGGTCTGCAGCTGTGGATCAACCTCTCCTCAAAACATAAGAT GATTGAGCCTAGATATCAAGAAATATCCAGCAAGGACATAGCAGAAGCATCAAAAGATGGGATCAAGGTTAGGGTGATAGCAGGAGAAGCCTTGGGGACAAAATCCCCAGTCTACACAAGGACCCCTACCATGTACTTGGATTTCAGTCTGAAACCAGGAGCTCACCTTCAACAACCCATACCCTTAGCTTGGAATGCTTTTGTCTATGTCTTGGAAGGTGAAGGCATCTTTGGAAATTCAAAATCTTTGCCAGTATCAGCTCACCACCTCCTCCTTCTAGGGAATGGAGATGGGTTGGAGGCTTGGAACAGGTCATCCAAAACCCTAAGGTTCATTTTGGTTGGAGGAGAACCAATAGGTGAGCCTTTAGCGCAATGGGGGCCATTTGTGATGAACACTCAAGAAGAGATTGATCAAACAATTGGTGATTTTGAGAATTTTGTTAATGGGTTTGAGAAAGCAAGGCATTGGAGATCTGAAGCTGCTGTTAGCCATGGTTTTTAG
- the LOC110633648 gene encoding beta-1,2-xylosyltransferase, which produces MNRIQSKLFKIVLSLFALNSISFFIYFSSYYHHQQSDHQPPSRTDHLHRRLQNNNNNNNNNNNNYLKPWPILPSYLPWTQNSNVPFRSCEAYFGNGFSRRIDILPANTGGSSGWFRCFFSETLQSSICEGGRVRMVPERIQMSKGGEMIEEVIGRTEDKELPEFQNGAFEVLGVGRKGKNLIQGDFLDNYVPEGEIKRHTMRELIGSIRVVDDKEFHCDQWIEEPTLLVTRFEYANLFHTVTDWFSAYVSSRVTELPYRPHLVFVDGHCRAPLEETWTALFSSLRYAKNFSGPVCFRHVVLAPLGYETALFKGLSEDINCEGASARDLWQNPNDKKTARLSEFGEMIRTAFGFSVNRHGGEKPVSGHNVLFVRRQNYLAHPRHGGKVESRLSNEQEVFDSLQSWASNHLECKVNLVNGLFAHMPMKEQIRAIQEASVIIGAHGAGLTHIVSATPKTIILEIISRQFRRPHFQLIAQWKGLEYHAINLNGSYASPAVVIERLDRIMKSLGC; this is translated from the exons atgaaCAGGATTCAGTCAAAGCTTTTCAAGATCGTTCTCTCCCTATTCGCTCTCAACTCTATCTCTTTCTTTATCTACTTCTCCTCCTACTACCACCACCAGCAGTCCGACCACCAGCCGCCTTCCCGGACGGACCACCTCCACCGCCGCCtccagaataataataataataataacaataacaataataattacctTAAGCCGTGGCCGATACTGCCTTCTTACCTCCCCTGGACTCAGAATTCTAATGTCCCATTCCGCTCCTGCGAGGCCTACTTCGGCAACGGCTTCTCTCGCCGCATCGACATCCTCCCTGCGAATACCGGAGGATCTTCCGGATGGTTCCGTTGCTTCTTTAGCGAGACGCTTCAGAGCTCCATATGCGAGGGAGGAAGAGTGCGAATGGTGCCCGAGAGGATACAGATGTCCAAAGGGGGGGAGATGATAGAGGAGGTCATTGGGAGAACGGAGGACAAGGAGTTGCCTGAGTTCCAAAACGGTGCCTTTGAGGTTCTAGGggttggaaggaaaggtaaaaaTCTTATTCAAGGAGATTTCTTGGATAATTATGTCCCAGAAGGCGAGATTAAAAGGCACACGATGCGTGAATTGATCGGTTCAATTCGTGTCGTGGATGATAAGGAATTTCACTGTGATCAG TGGATTGAGGAGCCAACACTTCTGGTCACACGATTTGAATATGCAAATCTTTTTCACACGGTTACAGATTGGTTCAGTGCATACGTCTCTTCTAGAGTCACTGAATTGCCTTATCGTCCTCATTTGGTTTTTGTGGATGGCCATTGCAGA GCACCTTTGGAAGAAACATGGACTGCACTGTTTTCAAGTCTTAGATATGCTAAAAATTTCAGTGGTCCGGTTTGTTTTCGCCATGTTGTTCTTGCTCCTTTGGGATATGAGACTGCACTCTTTAAGGGACTAAGTGAAGATATAAATTGTGAGGGAGCATCAGCACGTGATCTTTGGCAAAACCCTAATGACAAAAAAACAGCCCGATTATCTGAGTTTGGTGAAATGATTAGAACAGCTTTTGGCTTCTCTGTCAATAGACATGGTGGTGAAAAGCCTGTTTCAGGTCATAATGTCCTCTTTGTCAGACGCCAAAATTATTTAGCCCATCCACGTCATGGTGGTAAAGTTGAATCAAGACTGAGCAATGAACAAGAAGTGTTTGATTCATTGCAGAGTTGGGCATCTAATCATCTGGAGTGCAAAGTGAATCTTGTCAATGGATTGTTTGCGCACATGCCTATGAAGGAGCAAATACGGGCCATTCAAGAGGCTTCAGTTATTATTGGTGCTCATGGTGCAGGTCTCACTCATATAGTTTCTGCAACACCAAAAACAATAATATTAGAGATCATTAGCCGCCAGTTTAGGCGCCCACATTTTCAATTGATTGCCCAGTGGAAAGGGTTGGAGTACCATGCCATCAACCTTAATGGATCATATGCCTCTCCTGCAGTTGTTATTGAAAGGCTTGACAGAATAATGAAAAGCCTTGGATGTTGA